One Pseudonocardia abyssalis DNA segment encodes these proteins:
- a CDS encoding class I SAM-dependent methyltransferase, with translation MIERVESLYRTHAADLSAVVARQRAFREATPSMTPQLDDVEAEITYLLLRDTRPAHVMELGTFHGWSTSWILQALRDNGSGHLHSFDRIDNVRYTVPAELAADRWTFVHGDVRARLADVPRDAGYLFVDAAHTASFARWFLAELFPLVPAGIPVSVHDVHHGRRVLPFTEGAVLLRWMRERGVEGFTASRRRAPDAFARLAAVRAELGLTGARGTTRNPMLWFTMPELH, from the coding sequence ATGATCGAACGGGTGGAGTCGCTCTACCGCACCCACGCCGCCGACCTGTCGGCCGTGGTCGCGCGCCAGCGCGCGTTCCGCGAGGCCACGCCGTCGATGACCCCGCAGCTCGACGACGTGGAAGCCGAGATCACCTACCTGCTGCTGCGCGACACCCGCCCGGCGCACGTGATGGAGCTGGGCACGTTCCACGGCTGGTCGACGAGCTGGATCCTGCAGGCGCTGCGTGACAACGGATCCGGGCACCTGCACTCCTTCGACCGCATCGACAACGTGCGGTACACCGTCCCAGCGGAGCTGGCCGCGGACCGGTGGACGTTCGTGCACGGCGACGTGCGCGCGCGGCTGGCGGACGTGCCGCGCGACGCCGGCTACCTGTTCGTCGACGCGGCGCACACGGCGTCGTTCGCACGGTGGTTCCTCGCGGAGCTGTTCCCGCTCGTGCCCGCGGGCATCCCGGTGAGCGTGCACGACGTGCACCACGGGCGGCGGGTGCTCCCCTTCACCGAGGGCGCGGTGCTGCTGCGGTGGATGCGCGAGCGCGGCGTCGAGGGCTTCACCGCCTCGCGGCGGCGGGCCCCCGACGCGTTCGCGCGGCTCGCGGCGGTGCGCGCGGAGCTCGGGCTCACCGGGGCGCGCGGGACGACCCGCAACCCGATGCTGTGGTTCACGATGCCGGAGCTGCACTGA